A section of the Rummeliibacillus pycnus genome encodes:
- a CDS encoding HPr family phosphocarrier protein, whose product MVEKQVEVKLKSGLQARQAALFVQEANRHTADVFLQKDDKKVNAKSIMGIMSLAIARGTLVTLSAEGNDEEKALEKLVKIIEDEN is encoded by the coding sequence GTGGTAGAAAAACAAGTAGAAGTAAAACTAAAATCAGGCTTACAAGCCAGACAAGCGGCATTATTTGTCCAAGAAGCAAATCGACACACTGCCGATGTCTTCCTACAAAAAGATGATAAAAAAGTAAATGCAAAAAGCATCATGGGCATAATGAGTTTAGCAATTGCAAGAGGAACTTTAGTTACTCTAAGTGCAGAAGGCAACGATGAAGAAAAAGCATTAGAAAAACTTGTTAAAATAATTGAAGACGAAAACTAA
- the clpP gene encoding ATP-dependent Clp endopeptidase proteolytic subunit ClpP: MNLIPTVIEQTNRGERAYDIYSRLLKDRIIMLGSAIDDNVANAVVSQLLFLEAEDPEKDIYLYINSPGGSVTAGMAIYDTMQFIKPDVQTVGMGMCASMGSFLLTAGTKGKRYALPNCEVMIHQPLGGAQGQATEIEIAAKHILKTREKLNGILSERTGQPIEVIARDTDRDNYMTAEQAKEYGLIDHIMERNELKK, translated from the coding sequence ATGAACTTAATACCTACAGTTATTGAACAAACAAACCGCGGTGAACGTGCATATGACATTTACTCTCGTTTACTAAAAGACCGCATCATTATGCTTGGAAGTGCAATTGATGACAATGTAGCAAATGCAGTTGTATCTCAATTACTATTCCTTGAAGCTGAAGATCCTGAAAAAGACATCTACCTTTACATTAACTCTCCAGGTGGTAGTGTAACAGCTGGTATGGCAATCTATGATACAATGCAATTCATCAAACCTGATGTGCAAACAGTTGGTATGGGTATGTGTGCATCAATGGGCTCATTCTTACTTACTGCTGGTACAAAAGGCAAACGCTATGCCCTTCCAAACTGTGAAGTTATGATTCACCAACCTCTTGGTGGAGCACAAGGTCAAGCAACAGAAATCGAAATTGCTGCAAAACACATCCTTAAAACACGTGAAAAATTGAACGGTATTCTTTCTGAACGTACTGGTCAACCAATTGAAGTCATCGCTCGCGATACAGATCGTGACAACTACATGACAGCAGAACAAGCAAAAGAATATGGCTTAATCGACCATATCATGGAACGCAACGAATTAAAAAAATAA
- a CDS encoding GerAB/ArcD/ProY family transporter, giving the protein MKNVGTISILHVIFLTMTFIGLKNHVTVIPSIIKAAGRDGWASVFLSAFVTFIWLFLLVYVHNKSNQEPIKDWLKQRIGKFLTAIVLYGTVFYLLLLAAFTMRETLLWVSTTFLLKTPFLFLLILYLVLVIFLATSGIQTIAIVNVFVLTGVVIFGFFVAFVNIQVKDYTLLRPFFEHGFEPVLRGMVYPTSGFVELLLLLFIQHEIQHRMRWYHFAIMLFLLSGLTVGPLIGAITEFGPTEAAKQRYPAYEEWGLATIGRFIEHVDFFSIYQWLTGTFLRVGLILYICSDILNISRDKKQIWSKLAPPFFFICLSLTLLRDNVFLNINGKYFLVSTLLFFLILSLFFVIVALTSRKSSKKDKDKNDQKSGEEQSNQVKPTQ; this is encoded by the coding sequence ATGAAGAACGTTGGAACGATTAGTATCTTACATGTCATATTCTTGACTATGACGTTCATTGGATTAAAAAATCATGTAACAGTTATTCCATCCATTATAAAAGCGGCTGGAAGAGACGGATGGGCATCTGTGTTTTTAAGTGCATTTGTAACTTTTATTTGGTTGTTTCTTTTAGTTTATGTCCATAATAAATCTAATCAAGAGCCGATTAAAGATTGGTTAAAACAAAGAATAGGGAAATTTTTAACAGCTATTGTTTTATACGGTACCGTCTTTTATTTATTATTACTTGCTGCGTTTACAATGAGAGAAACGTTACTTTGGGTTTCGACAACCTTTTTATTGAAAACACCATTTCTCTTTTTGTTAATCCTTTATTTAGTACTTGTTATATTTTTAGCTACATCAGGTATACAAACGATTGCGATCGTAAATGTATTTGTATTAACAGGCGTAGTTATTTTTGGGTTTTTTGTAGCATTTGTCAATATACAAGTAAAAGACTATACGTTATTACGACCTTTTTTTGAACATGGATTTGAACCAGTTTTAAGGGGAATGGTATATCCAACATCAGGATTTGTTGAGTTATTATTGCTTCTATTTATTCAACATGAAATACAACACCGAATGCGATGGTATCATTTTGCGATCATGCTCTTCTTATTAAGTGGTTTAACGGTAGGTCCTCTCATCGGTGCTATTACTGAGTTTGGACCAACTGAGGCAGCAAAACAAAGGTATCCGGCATATGAAGAATGGGGACTTGCAACAATTGGGCGTTTTATTGAGCATGTAGATTTCTTCTCTATTTACCAGTGGCTAACGGGGACATTTTTAAGAGTAGGACTAATCCTATATATTTGTTCGGATATTTTGAATATTTCCAGAGATAAAAAACAAATCTGGTCTAAACTTGCTCCACCATTTTTTTTCATATGTTTATCACTAACTCTTTTGAGAGATAATGTTTTTTTAAATATTAATGGAAAATATTTTTTAGTAAGTACTTTGCTCTTCTTTCTCATATTATCCTTATTTTTTGTAATTGTTGCATTAACTTCAAGAAAATCTTCTAAAAAAGATAAAGATAAAAATGACCAGAAAAGTGGTGAAGAACAATCGAACCAAGTAAAACCAACTCAATAA
- a CDS encoding spore germination protein has translation MFKKSADVKFQQYTFDGHTIHLITCEAMIDLQLLNEVIVPRVGFLCSNLTDEPLETQVESQLYVPDLKKVKDEQEAILLVYTGFVLLYFEEGELLFSSNIAKKPNRNPEETNVEVTIKGPRDNFIEDVAVNIAIIRKRLPTNSLCVEKFELGTRSKTKVAILYFDDIANKDLLNELKKQLEKVNTDAVFSGDILMERVDKSAPLFPRHDYTGRPDYVVQCLVRGRFVLFVDGASYAMITPVNLFLLLKTSEDDEYPVLYGSVERAMRIVGLLIGALLPAFWLCLTTFHQNQLPFQLLATVVQASTGLPFPTAIEMLIMLAMFELFREAGLRLPVVLGGTIGVVGGLIIGDAAIRAGITSPAMVVIIATSTIASFTLVNQNLATAISLMRVFFILLSAFLGLFGFFLSYFFTLVYLSNIRIFGYPYMNIATDLSWSTIAKAIFRLPAKKYTKRPEALKTIDNTRTQVQTENQGQTESQNQGAQNQTESQNQATQTHTNTQNQGTQTQTNIQNQGTQGQTDSQKQGTQGQTESQNQGAQTQTNTQNQGAQNQTESQNQGTQGQTDSQNQGTQTQTENQNQETQGQPDSQNQGTQNQTNTQNQAQTESQNQGNQNKINIQNQGTQDQNKTKEEENE, from the coding sequence TTGTTTAAGAAATCTGCTGATGTTAAATTTCAACAGTATACATTTGATGGGCACACAATTCACCTTATTACGTGTGAGGCAATGATAGATTTACAGTTATTAAATGAAGTTATTGTCCCACGTGTTGGTTTCTTATGTAGTAATTTGACGGATGAGCCCCTTGAAACACAAGTGGAATCACAATTATATGTTCCAGATTTAAAAAAAGTAAAAGATGAACAAGAAGCAATTTTACTAGTCTATACAGGTTTTGTTCTTCTCTATTTTGAAGAAGGAGAGCTTCTTTTTTCTAGCAATATTGCTAAAAAACCTAATCGTAATCCTGAAGAGACAAATGTAGAAGTTACGATAAAAGGACCAAGGGATAATTTTATTGAAGATGTGGCTGTAAATATCGCAATCATAAGAAAACGGTTACCAACGAATTCACTGTGTGTGGAAAAATTTGAATTAGGAACACGATCAAAGACAAAGGTAGCCATTCTATACTTTGACGATATCGCAAATAAAGATCTATTAAATGAGTTAAAAAAGCAGTTAGAGAAAGTGAATACAGACGCAGTATTTAGTGGTGATATATTAATGGAGCGAGTCGATAAGAGTGCTCCTCTCTTTCCTAGACATGATTATACTGGGAGACCCGATTATGTTGTCCAATGTCTAGTGAGGGGGAGATTTGTACTGTTTGTAGATGGTGCTTCATACGCAATGATTACACCAGTGAATCTATTCTTATTATTAAAGACGAGTGAGGATGATGAATATCCAGTTCTGTATGGTTCAGTAGAACGGGCAATGCGAATAGTCGGATTGCTAATTGGAGCACTTCTACCGGCATTTTGGCTTTGCTTAACAACATTTCATCAAAATCAATTGCCGTTCCAACTTTTAGCAACGGTTGTTCAAGCAAGTACAGGCCTCCCTTTCCCGACAGCCATTGAGATGCTTATTATGTTAGCAATGTTTGAGTTATTCCGTGAAGCAGGATTACGTCTTCCTGTTGTCTTAGGTGGTACGATTGGTGTTGTAGGAGGATTAATTATCGGAGATGCGGCTATTCGAGCAGGTATTACAAGTCCAGCAATGGTTGTAATTATTGCTACTTCTACCATTGCATCATTTACGTTAGTAAACCAGAACCTTGCAACGGCAATTAGTTTAATGCGCGTTTTTTTTATTTTACTTTCGGCATTTTTAGGGCTCTTTGGCTTTTTTTTGTCGTATTTCTTCACGCTTGTTTATTTATCCAACATCCGAATATTTGGATATCCTTATATGAATATTGCAACAGATTTAAGTTGGTCAACCATAGCTAAAGCTATATTTCGATTACCAGCAAAGAAATATACGAAGCGGCCAGAAGCTTTAAAAACTATAGATAATACAAGAACCCAAGTTCAAACTGAAAACCAAGGACAAACAGAGAGTCAAAATCAAGGGGCTCAAAATCAAACAGAGAGCCAAAATCAAGCGACCCAAACACACACAAACACCCAAAATCAAGGAACTCAAACACAAACAAATATTCAAAATCAAGGAACTCAAGGACAAACAGATAGTCAAAAGCAAGGGACTCAAGGACAAACAGAGAGTCAAAATCAAGGGGCTCAAACTCAAACAAATACCCAAAATCAAGGGGCTCAAAATCAAACAGAGAGTCAAAATCAAGGGACTCAAGGACAAACAGATAGTCAAAATCAAGGGACTCAAACACAAACAGAGAATCAAAATCAAGAGACTCAAGGGCAACCGGATAGTCAAAATCAAGGAACCCAAAATCAAACGAATACTCAAAATCAAGCACAAACAGAGAGTCAAAATCAAGGAAATCAAAATAAAATAAATATCCAAAATCAAGGAACTCAAGATCAAAACAAAACTAAAGAGGAAGAAAATGAATAA
- a CDS encoding Ger(x)C family spore germination protein yields the protein MNKKILIFLIMLMTLISGCWDTKESERMLYLYGIGVDYKDGKYQIYTQIIDFANVAKSEQPANPDTIQAEIGHSSGKTDHEAFYNLYKSLDEELYWGHLTYIVFSEDLLKSGEMNTFINSFMRFHDTRYQTWVYSTKEPMENVLLVTPILNKAISLSKLSDPLNSYRQDSTIEPMNLRKLILKLDEPGYEANIPKISILKNWETEKEKNAITNINGVSVVSPKGFKGNITGDKVKGLGWMSKKTKRAEVSILLNDTETRRRQFITANGKVDDVKITPIVKNNSVSFDVKVKMEVELRGFQGSIKEDEVRKEVKKEVKKEIKDSFTAGLNIGSDVFSLSEYLYRKDLKAWKRLQKNGKVALNENTLRNINVEITSVYSGRKNFSETIRR from the coding sequence ATGAATAAGAAAATACTGATATTCCTTATTATGCTTATGACACTAATTTCGGGATGTTGGGATACAAAAGAATCTGAGCGAATGCTCTATCTTTATGGGATTGGTGTGGATTATAAAGATGGAAAATACCAAATATATACCCAAATTATTGATTTTGCCAACGTAGCAAAATCTGAACAACCTGCTAACCCTGATACGATTCAGGCTGAAATAGGGCATTCTTCTGGTAAAACCGACCATGAAGCATTTTATAATTTGTACAAATCATTGGATGAAGAACTTTATTGGGGACATCTCACATATATTGTTTTTTCAGAGGATTTGTTGAAGTCTGGGGAGATGAATACATTTATTAATTCGTTTATGCGATTTCATGATACAAGATATCAAACTTGGGTGTACAGTACGAAAGAACCTATGGAAAATGTCTTACTAGTAACACCAATTCTGAATAAAGCCATATCATTATCCAAATTATCAGATCCATTAAATTCATATAGACAAGATTCTACAATTGAACCGATGAATCTCCGTAAATTAATACTGAAGTTAGATGAACCAGGTTATGAAGCGAATATTCCCAAAATATCCATTTTGAAAAATTGGGAGACAGAAAAAGAGAAGAACGCGATCACTAATATTAATGGTGTTAGTGTCGTTTCTCCAAAGGGATTTAAAGGAAACATCACAGGAGATAAAGTTAAAGGATTAGGATGGATGAGTAAGAAAACTAAAAGAGCGGAAGTGTCAATATTGCTCAATGATACTGAGACGAGAAGAAGGCAATTTATTACAGCTAATGGAAAAGTGGATGATGTTAAAATAACACCTATTGTAAAAAATAATTCAGTTTCCTTTGACGTAAAGGTGAAGATGGAAGTAGAGCTAAGGGGATTTCAAGGTAGTATAAAAGAGGATGAAGTTAGAAAAGAAGTGAAAAAGGAAGTGAAAAAGGAAATTAAAGATTCATTTACAGCAGGATTAAATATTGGAAGCGATGTCTTTAGTTTATCGGAATATTTATATCGAAAGGATCTAAAGGCATGGAAAAGACTTCAAAAGAATGGAAAAGTAGCGTTAAATGAAAACACATTACGTAATATAAATGTGGAAATTACCTCTGTATATTCAGGAAGAAAGAATTTTAGTGAAACAATTAGAAGATAA
- a CDS encoding TetR/AcrR family transcriptional regulator: MNTRKRKVLDVARSLFIEKGFHETSIMDIIHEAKISKGTFYNYFTSKNECLIAILQESREDASNRRHELIFGQDPKDINILAKQIAVLMQINREQNLLQIFESIYHSRDIGVKKVVMKHHLQELDWLSTRLVEVYGEEISIMSYECAVQVIAMIQHTIRTLLVAEDRCVDPESVVKMALRNIDAIIPRMLETKEVLIGVETIHYIKNSVEHIVVDKNMIIQQLKGFIEGLSKNDSKSGIEYANFILKELQQTDPKLLIIEALLTPFRKSFTKTTHASEAREIANYIWRLIKEEHPLDKN; the protein is encoded by the coding sequence ATGAATACGCGTAAAAGAAAAGTACTCGACGTTGCACGTAGTTTATTTATTGAAAAGGGCTTCCATGAAACCTCTATAATGGATATTATCCATGAGGCAAAAATCTCTAAGGGAACTTTCTATAATTACTTCACTTCGAAAAACGAATGTTTAATTGCTATTTTGCAGGAGAGTCGAGAAGATGCTAGCAATCGTAGACATGAACTTATTTTTGGTCAAGATCCAAAAGATATTAATATCCTTGCAAAACAAATAGCTGTCCTCATGCAAATTAATCGTGAACAAAACCTTTTGCAAATCTTTGAATCGATTTACCATTCAAGAGACATTGGTGTTAAAAAGGTCGTCATGAAGCATCATTTACAAGAACTTGATTGGCTCTCTACTCGGTTAGTTGAAGTCTATGGTGAAGAAATTAGTATTATGAGCTACGAATGTGCTGTTCAAGTAATCGCAATGATTCAACACACTATACGAACATTACTAGTAGCTGAGGATCGTTGTGTAGACCCTGAATCTGTTGTCAAAATGGCACTTAGAAATATCGATGCCATTATCCCCCGTATGTTAGAAACAAAAGAAGTTTTAATTGGCGTTGAAACCATTCACTATATAAAAAATAGTGTTGAACATATCGTTGTGGATAAAAACATGATCATTCAACAACTAAAAGGTTTTATTGAAGGTCTATCAAAGAATGATTCCAAATCGGGAATTGAATATGCTAATTTTATTCTAAAAGAATTGCAACAAACAGACCCTAAATTATTGATCATTGAAGCACTTCTAACACCTTTTCGTAAATCTTTTACAAAAACAACTCATGCTTCTGAAGCACGAGAAATTGCAAATTATATCTGGCGTCTTATCAAAGAAGAACATCCACTTGATAAAAATTAA
- a CDS encoding DHA2 family efflux MFS transporter permease subunit, which translates to MDLQKKPPYGMIAILFIGAFVSFLNNTLMNVALPTIMKDFDITYSQVQWLTTGYMLVSGVLIPASAFFVVRFKNRNLFITAMSIFTIGTILAALAPNFGVLITARMIQAAGSAAISPLLMNVMLTSFPIEKRGTAMGMFGLVMIAAPAIGPTLSGYIVEHHDWRMLFEMIIPFAVLSLLFGIWKLQNVMETRKVSLDYLSLVLSTIGFGGLLYGFSVAGDKGWSSPWVYGTIVVGAISLIIFIIKQLKMEEPLLDISIYKYPMFALASVISIVVSVAMFSGMILTPAYVQNVRHISPFHAGLMMLPGALVMAIMSPITGKLFDKFGPRVLAFIGLTIMTVSTYFLTKLKMDSSYAYIISVYTVRMLGMSMVMMPIMTNGLNQLPMKKNPHGTAINNTAQQVSGAIGTAILVTIMDNHIKTRATELAAEAKAKAVKAAKAAAEAGQAPSSPTAEQMAQLKAHIIQTSLLDGINYTFMVATGISAVALILSLFLKRVKVNKEAQVQK; encoded by the coding sequence ATGGACTTACAGAAAAAACCACCTTATGGCATGATTGCGATCCTGTTTATAGGTGCTTTTGTTTCTTTTTTAAATAATACGTTGATGAACGTAGCTTTACCAACGATTATGAAAGATTTTGATATAACCTATTCACAGGTACAATGGTTAACAACAGGGTATATGCTCGTAAGTGGTGTCTTAATACCGGCATCAGCTTTTTTTGTTGTAAGATTTAAAAACCGCAATTTGTTTATTACAGCAATGTCAATCTTTACAATCGGTACAATTTTGGCAGCTCTTGCTCCAAACTTTGGCGTACTGATTACTGCACGTATGATACAAGCAGCTGGTTCAGCAGCCATTTCTCCATTATTGATGAATGTTATGCTTACAAGCTTCCCAATCGAGAAACGTGGTACAGCAATGGGGATGTTTGGTCTTGTAATGATTGCAGCACCTGCTATTGGACCAACATTGTCTGGTTATATTGTAGAACACCACGATTGGCGTATGTTATTCGAAATGATTATTCCATTTGCCGTACTTAGTCTATTATTTGGTATTTGGAAATTACAAAATGTCATGGAAACTCGTAAAGTTTCACTAGATTACTTGTCATTAGTACTTTCAACAATAGGCTTTGGTGGCCTATTATATGGTTTTAGTGTAGCTGGGGATAAAGGTTGGAGTAGTCCATGGGTATACGGCACAATTGTTGTAGGTGCAATCTCTCTCATCATTTTCATTATTAAACAATTGAAAATGGAAGAACCATTACTAGATATTAGTATATATAAATATCCAATGTTCGCATTAGCTTCTGTTATTTCTATTGTGGTTTCAGTAGCGATGTTCTCAGGCATGATTCTAACACCTGCATATGTTCAAAATGTGAGACATATTTCTCCTTTCCACGCGGGTTTGATGATGTTACCAGGTGCTCTTGTTATGGCAATTATGTCACCAATTACTGGTAAATTATTCGATAAATTTGGTCCACGTGTTTTAGCGTTTATTGGTTTAACTATTATGACGGTTTCTACGTATTTCTTAACAAAATTAAAAATGGATTCAAGTTATGCGTACATTATTTCTGTCTATACTGTTCGTATGTTGGGGATGTCAATGGTTATGATGCCAATCATGACGAATGGTTTAAACCAACTACCAATGAAGAAAAATCCACATGGTACAGCAATTAATAATACAGCACAACAAGTGTCTGGTGCTATTGGAACTGCGATTCTTGTAACAATAATGGATAATCATATTAAAACTAGAGCGACTGAATTAGCAGCTGAAGCAAAAGCAAAAGCAGTTAAAGCAGCAAAAGCAGCAGCAGAAGCTGGTCAAGCGCCTTCTTCACCAACAGCAGAACAAATGGCACAATTAAAAGCACATATCATTCAAACTTCGTTGTTAGACGGTATTAACTATACGTTTATGGTCGCTACAGGTATTTCAGCTGTAGCCCTAATACTTTCTCTGTTCCTTAAACGTGTTAAAGTAAATAAAGAAGCACAAGTGCAAAAATAA
- a CDS encoding spore coat protein, whose protein sequence is MNNNPMYHVDSAKFNHGGHEVMDMHETLSTIVGGLNQCVLLRDQIQDTELRDILDRQYKFSVDEYNTLVECFKTGRDPSRPTGHYEMKENNKFTYGVKAGQPTKPITQASEISDEIISGFLLGIHKEMATVKLATALETTNPVVRRVLADSIPNCIEMAYEVSIYQNRKGYYQVPQLSPQDMATMTNCFGEATTSTSSHQPSQFN, encoded by the coding sequence ATGAATAACAATCCAATGTATCATGTGGACTCAGCTAAGTTCAATCATGGTGGTCATGAAGTAATGGATATGCACGAAACGCTATCCACAATTGTTGGTGGATTAAATCAATGCGTATTATTACGCGATCAAATCCAAGATACCGAACTGCGCGATATTTTAGACCGCCAGTACAAATTCAGCGTAGATGAGTACAATACATTGGTGGAGTGTTTTAAAACAGGACGTGATCCTTCTCGTCCTACTGGGCATTATGAAATGAAGGAAAACAACAAATTCACTTATGGTGTAAAAGCGGGCCAACCGACGAAACCAATTACACAAGCTAGCGAGATTAGTGATGAAATTATTTCAGGATTTCTTCTTGGAATCCACAAAGAGATGGCTACAGTTAAACTAGCTACAGCATTGGAAACAACAAATCCCGTTGTACGTCGTGTTTTAGCCGACTCGATTCCAAACTGCATTGAAATGGCATACGAAGTGTCAATTTACCAAAACAGAAAAGGCTACTACCAAGTTCCACAGCTGTCCCCTCAAGATATGGCGACAATGACAAATTGTTTTGGTGAAGCGACTACAAGTACATCTTCTCACCAACCATCTCAATTTAACTAA
- a CDS encoding glycosyltransferase family 2 protein produces MKKITFILPAFNEEENIERLYKSIVGEFNTIDYIYEILLVNDGSTDRTLEKIKEIATHDKQVKYVSFSRNFGKEAAIYAGLQNATGDAVILMDSDLQHPASLVQEMIKGYEQGYHQVVACRNRKGESKIHRLLTGIFYSSVNKLSEVQLENGAGDFRLLSRKAVDSLLQLSENNRFSKGLYEWIGLSKKTFHYDNVERQFGESKWSFSDLFSYALDGILSFNTKPLRACLYIGVFILFCGLLYIATTFVGIVTKGITVPGYFTTISAVLLLGGIQLLSLGIIGEYIGRIYNEAKHRPHYIVEESNMQSPSKKVPRDVSPEDIRMIFTKNGISYRTKEEQR; encoded by the coding sequence GTGAAGAAAATAACATTCATTCTCCCAGCGTTTAACGAGGAAGAAAATATTGAAAGATTATATAAATCAATTGTAGGTGAGTTTAACACAATAGATTATATATATGAAATATTACTAGTAAATGATGGGAGTACAGATCGAACATTAGAAAAAATAAAAGAAATAGCCACTCATGATAAGCAAGTAAAGTATGTTTCGTTTTCTCGTAATTTCGGAAAAGAGGCCGCAATTTATGCGGGATTACAAAACGCAACAGGAGATGCAGTTATATTAATGGATAGTGATTTACAACATCCTGCATCATTAGTACAAGAAATGATTAAAGGATATGAACAAGGTTACCATCAAGTGGTAGCATGTCGAAATCGAAAAGGAGAATCTAAAATTCATCGTCTTTTGACAGGTATATTTTACTCTTCCGTAAACAAGTTAAGTGAAGTGCAACTAGAAAATGGTGCTGGAGATTTTCGTTTGTTAAGTCGTAAAGCGGTTGATTCCTTATTACAATTAAGTGAAAATAATCGTTTTTCAAAAGGTTTGTATGAATGGATTGGTTTGTCCAAAAAAACATTCCATTATGACAACGTAGAACGTCAATTTGGGGAAAGTAAGTGGTCTTTTTCAGATTTGTTTTCGTATGCATTGGATGGAATATTATCATTTAATACAAAGCCACTCCGAGCTTGTTTATATATAGGTGTTTTTATATTGTTTTGTGGATTATTGTATATTGCAACAACATTCGTTGGAATTGTTACTAAAGGAATAACAGTGCCTGGATATTTTACGACAATTTCAGCGGTTCTTTTACTAGGTGGTATACAACTTCTAAGTTTGGGGATTATTGGTGAATATATTGGACGTATCTATAATGAAGCAAAACACCGTCCTCACTATATTGTTGAAGAATCGAATATGCAAAGTCCATCTAAAAAAGTACCACGCGATGTATCACCAGAAGATATTAGAATGATCTTCACCAAAAATGGAATTTCGTATAGAACAAAAGAGGAACAACGATGA
- a CDS encoding GtrA family protein, protein MNKELFKFIIVGGINTAHYYAWYVLFYSIYHINYLPSHIIATVLSMIGSYFLNVFFTYKEKPSWKSFLLFPLTQITNTIVQLLCLVLFVNMLHMSAYLAPIATAIVSVPITFIVTRRVIRVSKPI, encoded by the coding sequence ATGAATAAGGAATTGTTTAAATTTATAATAGTGGGTGGTATCAATACTGCACACTATTATGCGTGGTATGTACTGTTCTACTCAATATACCATATAAATTATTTACCTAGTCATATTATAGCGACAGTTTTAAGTATGATCGGCTCCTATTTTCTCAATGTATTTTTTACATATAAAGAAAAACCTTCATGGAAGTCGTTTTTACTATTTCCACTTACACAAATTACAAATACTATTGTGCAATTACTTTGCCTCGTACTATTTGTTAACATGTTGCATATGTCAGCATATCTCGCACCGATTGCAACAGCTATCGTGAGTGTACCGATTACATTTATTGTCACTAGGAGGGTAATTCGTGTTTCAAAACCAATCTAG